In Stenotrophomonas sp. 169, one DNA window encodes the following:
- a CDS encoding glucoamylase family protein: MERHGHALARSHDVHSRPSQERLLGRLAENESLLSDAFNLLTAMVQEEMRITPAGEWLLDNYYLVEEQIHTARRHLPTGYSRQLPSLTQGPSAGLPRVYALSLEAIAHGDGRIDGETLSRFIAAYQTIAPLKLGELWAIPIMLRLALIDNLRRMAVRVVHDGTDRRLANSWAARLNQVAATSPKDVVLVIADLARSRPPLSGAFVSELSRGLQGRGGVFAMPITWLEQWAAAEGHRTEELVHLESQQQAADQVSISNSIGSLRFLATMDWRDFVESMSVVEHGLRQDPAGTYPLMDFSTRDSYRHVVERIARLGRIDERIVADCAVELARAAAQTTPGDFRSHVGFYLVDDGMPQLKARLSQTLSGSKRLRLRPQRIPLAVYLLPIATIVGLLTWGLLATALPLHGALLALVATLAVLAFSELGIVLVNWAATVLASPQRLPRMDYSTGISPQARTLVVVPSMLGSLQEVDSLVEALEVRFLANRDRYLHFALLTDFLDADQASLPSDAALLERAAHLIHQLNQRYVATHAHGDEDDLFFLLHRPRQWNAGEQRWMGYERKRGKLAALNRLLREGATEDFLQVTGRIAVLADVRYVITLDTDTRLPRDAARELIATLAHPLNQAQFDPTRRRVVRGYGILQPSVGTSLGGRRSSRYARMFGSEGGIDPYTRTVSDVYQDLFGEGSFVGKGIYDVDAFELALADRFPDNRILSHDLLEGCYARAGLISDVRLYEDYPTRYAADVKRRHRWIRGDWQLLPWLLPWVPRKDGSYERNPLSWLSRGKLLDNLRRSLVPIAMTVLLVLGWFIAPAPLAWTAWLISLWLLPVLIPALRDLFLMPVDMPMEAHLVRLGQATSQQLLRAAVNLACLPYEALFSLTAIGRTLWRSLVSHRHLLQWNPSSEVERSLGNGMQAELRSMGPVALASLGLAAVIAARQPAALWVALPFLILWAGAPLIMARLGRPALHRDANLSTLQVAFLGRLARRTWAFFETYVRAEDNWLPPDNVREHPTHVVARRTSPTNIGLSLLANLSAHDFGYVQARTVLERTQRVFSTLDALPRHRGHFYNWYTTDTLQPLPPAYISTVDSGNLAGHLLTLRQGLLALADAPVLAPATFAGLADTLGVLEEDRLSGHADNAALSTAVGTFRALLTQVQQQPPGTLGTAADSLASLARHAEAIAQAWPAAAPADVPVPHWPTALANACTDALAELQYFVGTAMPADAALPSLRDLAAQVLDPAAATRARETIREMERLAHVAGQFSLMEQAFLYDRSRHLLSIGYNVDERRLDSGCYDLLASEARLCSFVAISQGQVPQENWFALGRLLTEVNGNATLLSWSGSMFEYLMPQLVMPSYPDTLLDQTALHAVQAQIAYGAQHNVPWGISESGYNTVDTRMNYQYRAFGVPGLGLKRGLGKDLVIAPYASMMALMVAPEAACLNLQQMAALGFSSDFGFYEAIDYTPARVPHGQDHAVIRAFMAHHQGMGLLSLVYLLRQQPMQQRFVADAEFQASLLLLQERVPRSGIFHPHQAEGVGEPAMNAETETHLRIFHNPGTSRPAVQLLSNGRFHSLVTSAGGGYSRQRDLSITRWREDGTRDHWGTFCYLRDVQTGDFWSTSLQPTCAPVDQYEAIFSDAKVEFRGRRQRYESHLEIAISAEDDIELRRLRLSNRSRNTRTIEITTYAEVVLAPAAADEQHPAFSNLFVQTEIVRDKQALLCTRRPRSHDEIPPWMFHLVAVHDADIGAISYETDRARFLGRGNTPRAPHALLAVDALSDSEGSVLDPIVAIRCRIELAPGQTVMVDMVQGVGSDRDACIALVDKYRDRRLADRVFDLAWTHSQVVRRQINASQTDAQLYERLAGLIVHANPLLRADPAVLLQNQRGQSGLWGHGISGDLPIALLQIADADNIELVRQMVQAHAYWRLKGLRADLVIWNESQPGYRQLLQDQILGMISADPEANVLDRPGGIFVRPGHQMSAEDRVLLQSVARVIISDQRGTLATQVGRHEPADRLPPDLVIDAPAKTADEVTGWVDPGNTASYPETVIGTAPSPFRDVAEGRLQDNGIGAFSADGREYIITLREGAPTPAPWSNVLANEKLGTVVSESAPGYTWYENAHEFRLTPWHNDPVSDSGGEAFYLRDEETGHVWSPMPLPCRGRGDYRVRHGFGYSVYEHTEDGIASALWIYVAVSDAVKYSVLKLRNVSGRARRLSATGYVEWVLADLRGKSQMHIVCEQDAETGALTARNPYNTDFSGRVAFFDTDARDGSHTASRTEFLGRNGSVAYPAALRRERLSDRLGVGLDPCAALQAPVVLDDGQEQEVIFRLGMGKDREEALQLARAVQGSRSAHDALEALHTHWEELLGAVQVETPDPSVDVLVNGWLMYQTLGCRYVARSGYYQSGGAFGFRDQLQDTMATVHADPALSRAHLLLCAAQQFPQGDVLHWWHPPQNRGVRTRCSDDYLWLPFAACRYVQVTGDQSVLDEVVGFIEGRPVNADEESYYDTPLISPLRQPFYQHCVLALRRGCELVGERGLPLMGTGDWNDGMNRVGDSGRGESVWLGFFLFDTLQRFVGLAHARGDQAFADYCSTQAQRLHDALQAHAWDGQWYRRAWFDDGTPLGSTQSDECRIDSISQSWSVLSGAADPQRADTAMASLAEHLVDRDAALVKLLDPPFDRTSTDPGYIRGYVPGVRENGGQYTHAAVWAAMAFAQQGNARMAWSLADMINPIHHAADAEALAIYKVEPYVLAADVYAVAPHTGRGGWTWYTGSAGWMYRLLTESLLGLQREGNQLLLAPCLPAAWTHYTLRYRFGGSLYVIQIEQSEDATTQLVLDGIMQSDLRIGLLDDGAVHDATLHWWRPASDVG; this comes from the coding sequence ATGGAACGCCACGGCCATGCACTGGCCCGCTCGCACGATGTGCACTCGCGCCCCAGCCAGGAACGCCTGCTGGGCCGGCTTGCAGAGAACGAGAGCCTGCTGTCCGATGCCTTCAACCTGCTCACGGCCATGGTGCAGGAGGAGATGCGCATCACGCCTGCGGGCGAGTGGTTGCTGGACAACTACTACTTGGTCGAAGAGCAGATCCACACGGCGCGCCGACACCTTCCCACCGGCTACAGCCGCCAGCTGCCGTCGCTCACCCAAGGCCCGTCGGCAGGATTGCCGCGCGTATACGCGCTGTCCCTGGAAGCCATCGCGCACGGTGATGGGCGCATCGATGGTGAAACCCTCAGCCGCTTCATCGCGGCGTACCAGACGATCGCGCCGTTGAAGCTGGGCGAGCTGTGGGCGATTCCGATCATGCTGCGCCTGGCACTGATCGACAACCTGCGACGGATGGCCGTGCGCGTGGTGCACGACGGTACGGACCGCAGGCTGGCCAATTCCTGGGCCGCACGGCTGAACCAGGTCGCCGCGACCAGCCCGAAGGACGTGGTGCTGGTGATCGCCGATCTGGCGCGCTCGCGTCCGCCGCTCTCTGGCGCGTTCGTGTCCGAGCTTTCACGGGGGCTGCAGGGCCGCGGCGGCGTCTTCGCCATGCCCATCACCTGGCTGGAGCAGTGGGCCGCCGCCGAGGGCCATCGTACTGAAGAGCTGGTCCACTTGGAGAGCCAGCAGCAGGCGGCGGACCAGGTGTCCATCAGCAACAGCATCGGCAGCCTTCGCTTCCTGGCCACGATGGACTGGCGCGACTTCGTGGAAAGCATGAGCGTGGTCGAACACGGCCTGCGCCAGGATCCCGCAGGCACTTACCCGCTGATGGACTTCAGCACGCGCGACAGCTATCGCCACGTCGTCGAACGGATCGCGCGGCTGGGGCGCATCGACGAGCGCATCGTCGCCGACTGCGCGGTGGAACTGGCCCGTGCCGCGGCGCAGACGACGCCAGGTGACTTCCGCTCCCACGTCGGCTTCTATCTTGTTGACGATGGAATGCCGCAACTCAAAGCGCGCCTCTCGCAGACCCTGTCCGGGTCCAAGCGCCTTCGCCTGCGACCGCAGCGGATCCCGCTGGCCGTCTACCTGCTGCCGATCGCCACCATCGTCGGCCTGCTGACCTGGGGCCTGCTGGCCACCGCGCTGCCGTTGCACGGCGCGTTGCTGGCGTTGGTGGCCACGCTCGCCGTGCTCGCCTTCAGTGAGCTCGGTATCGTGCTGGTCAACTGGGCCGCCACCGTACTGGCGTCTCCACAGCGGCTGCCCCGCATGGACTACTCGACGGGAATATCGCCGCAGGCGCGCACGCTCGTCGTGGTGCCGAGCATGCTGGGGAGCCTCCAGGAGGTGGACAGCCTCGTCGAAGCACTGGAAGTCCGCTTCCTCGCCAATCGTGATCGCTACCTGCATTTCGCACTGTTGACCGACTTCCTCGACGCCGATCAGGCCAGCCTGCCGTCGGACGCGGCGCTGCTTGAACGCGCCGCGCACCTGATACACCAACTCAACCAGCGCTACGTGGCAACACACGCCCATGGCGATGAAGACGACCTGTTTTTCCTGCTGCACCGCCCCCGCCAGTGGAATGCCGGCGAACAGCGCTGGATGGGCTACGAGCGCAAGCGCGGCAAACTGGCCGCACTGAACCGGCTGCTTCGCGAGGGCGCCACGGAGGACTTCCTGCAGGTCACCGGCAGGATCGCGGTGCTGGCCGACGTGCGCTATGTGATCACGCTGGATACCGACACCCGCCTGCCACGCGATGCCGCGCGGGAACTGATCGCCACCCTGGCGCATCCGCTCAACCAGGCCCAGTTCGACCCGACCCGGCGCCGCGTGGTGCGGGGCTACGGCATCCTGCAACCGAGCGTGGGCACCAGCCTGGGCGGTCGGCGCAGCTCGCGCTATGCCCGCATGTTCGGCAGCGAGGGCGGCATTGATCCGTACACGCGCACCGTGTCGGACGTCTACCAGGATCTCTTCGGCGAGGGCTCGTTCGTCGGCAAGGGCATCTACGATGTCGATGCGTTCGAGCTCGCTCTGGCAGACCGGTTCCCGGACAACCGCATCCTCAGCCACGATCTGCTGGAAGGCTGCTACGCACGGGCAGGGTTGATCAGCGACGTGCGCTTGTACGAGGACTACCCGACCCGTTACGCCGCCGACGTCAAGCGTCGGCACCGCTGGATCCGCGGTGATTGGCAGCTGTTGCCGTGGTTGCTGCCGTGGGTACCGCGCAAGGACGGCAGCTACGAACGCAATCCGCTGTCGTGGTTGTCACGGGGAAAGCTGCTGGACAACCTGCGCCGCAGCCTTGTGCCGATCGCCATGACGGTCCTGCTGGTACTGGGCTGGTTCATCGCACCGGCGCCGCTGGCATGGACGGCATGGCTGATCAGCCTGTGGCTGCTGCCGGTGCTGATTCCTGCACTGCGTGACCTGTTCCTGATGCCCGTGGACATGCCCATGGAGGCCCATCTGGTCCGCCTCGGCCAGGCCACGTCGCAGCAACTGCTGCGCGCGGCGGTCAACCTGGCCTGCCTGCCTTACGAAGCGCTTTTCAGCCTGACGGCCATCGGCCGCACGCTGTGGCGAAGCCTGGTCAGCCATCGCCATCTGCTGCAGTGGAATCCCTCAAGCGAGGTGGAGCGAAGCCTGGGCAATGGCATGCAGGCCGAGCTGCGCAGCATGGGACCGGTTGCCTTGGCATCGCTGGGCCTGGCCGCAGTGATCGCCGCACGGCAGCCTGCCGCGCTGTGGGTCGCCCTGCCCTTCCTGATCCTGTGGGCCGGTGCGCCGCTGATCATGGCGCGGCTCGGTCGACCGGCGTTGCACCGCGACGCGAACCTGTCCACGCTGCAGGTCGCGTTCCTGGGCAGGCTCGCACGGCGTACGTGGGCGTTCTTCGAAACCTACGTCCGTGCAGAAGACAACTGGTTGCCGCCTGACAATGTGCGTGAGCACCCCACCCACGTGGTGGCCCGACGTACGTCACCGACCAACATCGGCCTCTCGTTGCTGGCCAACCTGTCGGCGCACGACTTCGGCTATGTGCAGGCCAGGACGGTGCTGGAGCGGACCCAGCGGGTGTTCTCCACGCTGGACGCGTTGCCACGCCATCGCGGGCATTTCTACAACTGGTACACCACCGACACCCTGCAGCCGCTTCCTCCCGCGTACATCTCCACCGTCGACAGCGGCAACCTTGCCGGCCACCTGCTGACCCTGCGCCAGGGCCTGCTGGCGCTGGCGGATGCGCCGGTGCTCGCCCCTGCGACCTTCGCGGGTCTGGCCGATACGCTCGGCGTGCTGGAGGAAGACCGGCTTTCCGGCCACGCGGACAATGCCGCCCTGTCCACCGCGGTCGGCACGTTCCGTGCGCTGCTCACGCAGGTCCAGCAGCAGCCTCCCGGCACACTGGGCACGGCAGCCGACAGCCTGGCGTCGTTGGCGCGGCACGCCGAGGCGATTGCGCAGGCGTGGCCTGCTGCGGCTCCCGCCGACGTCCCGGTTCCGCATTGGCCCACGGCGCTGGCCAACGCCTGCACCGACGCGCTGGCGGAACTCCAGTACTTTGTCGGCACGGCGATGCCCGCAGACGCGGCACTGCCCAGCCTGCGCGACCTTGCCGCGCAGGTGCTCGACCCGGCCGCCGCCACACGTGCGCGCGAGACCATCCGCGAGATGGAACGACTGGCGCATGTCGCGGGCCAGTTCTCCCTGATGGAACAGGCCTTCCTGTACGACCGGTCACGGCACCTGCTGTCGATCGGCTACAACGTCGACGAACGCCGCCTGGACAGTGGCTGCTACGACCTGCTCGCCTCTGAAGCACGCCTGTGCAGTTTCGTGGCCATCTCGCAGGGGCAGGTCCCCCAGGAAAACTGGTTCGCGCTCGGCCGCCTGTTGACCGAGGTCAATGGCAACGCCACGCTGCTGTCGTGGAGCGGCTCGATGTTCGAGTACCTGATGCCGCAGCTGGTCATGCCGAGCTACCCGGATACGCTGCTGGACCAGACGGCACTGCATGCCGTCCAGGCGCAGATCGCCTACGGCGCACAGCACAACGTGCCCTGGGGTATTTCCGAGTCCGGCTACAACACCGTCGATACACGGATGAACTACCAGTACCGGGCCTTCGGCGTACCCGGCCTGGGACTGAAGCGTGGGCTTGGCAAGGACCTGGTGATTGCCCCGTACGCAAGCATGATGGCCCTGATGGTCGCTCCGGAGGCTGCCTGCCTCAACCTGCAGCAGATGGCCGCGCTGGGCTTCAGCAGCGATTTCGGTTTCTACGAGGCCATTGATTACACCCCGGCACGCGTACCGCACGGGCAGGACCATGCCGTGATCCGTGCGTTCATGGCACACCACCAGGGCATGGGGCTGCTGTCGCTGGTGTATCTGCTGAGACAGCAACCCATGCAGCAGCGCTTCGTTGCCGACGCGGAGTTCCAGGCCTCGCTGCTGCTGCTGCAGGAGCGCGTACCACGCAGCGGCATCTTCCACCCACACCAGGCGGAGGGTGTCGGCGAGCCAGCCATGAACGCGGAAACCGAAACGCACCTGCGCATCTTCCACAACCCCGGCACGTCCAGGCCGGCCGTGCAATTGCTGTCCAATGGCCGTTTCCACAGCCTGGTAACCAGTGCCGGTGGCGGCTACAGCCGGCAGCGCGACCTGTCCATCACGCGCTGGCGCGAAGATGGCACCCGCGATCATTGGGGCACCTTCTGCTATCTGCGCGATGTACAGACCGGCGATTTCTGGTCGACCTCGCTGCAACCCACCTGCGCGCCGGTAGACCAGTACGAAGCCATCTTCTCCGACGCGAAGGTGGAGTTCCGTGGACGCCGGCAGCGCTACGAAAGCCATCTCGAGATCGCCATTTCGGCAGAGGACGACATCGAGCTGCGCCGACTGCGCCTGAGCAACCGCAGCCGGAACACCCGCACCATCGAGATCACCACCTATGCCGAAGTCGTGCTGGCACCGGCAGCGGCGGACGAGCAGCATCCTGCCTTCAGCAATCTGTTCGTGCAGACCGAGATCGTGCGCGACAAGCAGGCGCTGCTGTGCACGCGGCGACCGCGCTCGCATGATGAAATCCCACCGTGGATGTTCCACCTCGTGGCAGTGCACGATGCCGACATCGGCGCGATCTCGTACGAGACCGACCGTGCGCGCTTCCTGGGACGGGGCAACACGCCGCGTGCTCCGCACGCGCTGCTGGCCGTTGACGCGCTGTCGGACAGCGAAGGCTCGGTGCTGGATCCCATCGTGGCGATCCGCTGCCGGATCGAGCTGGCCCCTGGGCAGACGGTGATGGTCGACATGGTGCAGGGCGTTGGTTCAGATCGTGATGCGTGCATCGCGCTGGTCGACAAGTACCGGGATCGGCGCTTGGCTGACCGCGTCTTCGATCTCGCCTGGACCCACAGCCAAGTGGTCCGCCGCCAGATCAATGCCTCGCAGACGGATGCCCAGTTGTACGAGCGGCTGGCGGGGCTGATCGTGCATGCCAACCCGTTGCTGCGTGCCGACCCCGCCGTCCTGCTACAGAACCAGCGTGGTCAGTCGGGGCTGTGGGGGCACGGGATATCCGGCGACCTGCCGATCGCCCTGCTGCAGATCGCGGACGCCGACAACATCGAACTGGTGCGGCAGATGGTGCAGGCGCATGCGTATTGGCGCCTGAAAGGACTGCGTGCGGATCTGGTGATCTGGAACGAGAGCCAGCCGGGCTATCGCCAGCTGCTGCAGGACCAGATCCTGGGCATGATTTCGGCGGATCCAGAAGCCAATGTGCTGGATCGTCCCGGCGGCATCTTCGTGCGGCCGGGTCACCAGATGTCGGCGGAGGATCGCGTGCTGCTGCAATCGGTGGCGCGGGTAATCATCAGTGATCAGCGTGGCACGCTGGCCACCCAGGTCGGCCGTCACGAGCCCGCTGACCGACTGCCGCCTGATCTCGTCATCGACGCGCCGGCAAAGACGGCCGACGAGGTGACCGGATGGGTGGATCCGGGCAACACCGCCTCCTATCCTGAGACGGTCATCGGCACGGCGCCGAGCCCCTTCCGCGACGTCGCTGAGGGGCGGCTGCAGGACAACGGCATCGGTGCCTTCTCGGCCGACGGCCGCGAATACATCATCACCCTTCGCGAAGGAGCGCCGACGCCGGCCCCCTGGTCCAATGTCCTGGCCAACGAGAAGCTGGGCACCGTGGTCAGCGAAAGCGCGCCGGGGTACACCTGGTACGAGAACGCGCACGAGTTCCGCCTGACGCCATGGCACAACGATCCCGTGTCGGACAGCGGCGGTGAGGCGTTCTATCTGCGCGACGAAGAGACCGGACACGTCTGGTCGCCCATGCCGCTGCCCTGCCGTGGTCGCGGTGACTACCGTGTGCGCCACGGGTTCGGCTACAGCGTGTACGAGCACACCGAAGACGGTATCGCCTCGGCCCTGTGGATCTATGTCGCCGTGAGCGACGCGGTCAAGTATTCGGTGCTGAAGCTGCGCAACGTATCCGGTCGTGCACGCCGTCTGTCCGCAACGGGGTACGTGGAGTGGGTGCTGGCAGACCTCCGCGGGAAATCACAGATGCACATCGTGTGCGAGCAGGACGCCGAGACCGGCGCACTGACTGCACGCAATCCCTACAACACCGACTTCAGCGGTCGTGTCGCGTTCTTCGACACCGATGCCCGCGACGGCAGCCACACGGCCAGCCGCACCGAGTTCCTCGGCCGCAATGGCAGCGTGGCCTACCCTGCCGCGTTGCGGCGCGAGCGCCTGTCCGATCGCCTGGGCGTTGGACTGGATCCGTGCGCGGCGCTGCAGGCACCGGTGGTGCTGGACGATGGCCAGGAACAGGAAGTCATCTTCCGCCTGGGCATGGGCAAGGACCGCGAGGAAGCGCTGCAGCTTGCACGCGCGGTGCAGGGCAGCCGCAGCGCCCACGATGCACTGGAAGCGCTGCACACCCACTGGGAGGAATTGCTGGGTGCGGTGCAGGTCGAAACGCCCGACCCCAGCGTGGACGTGCTGGTGAATGGCTGGCTGATGTACCAGACGCTGGGCTGCCGCTATGTAGCACGCAGCGGCTACTACCAGTCCGGTGGTGCATTCGGCTTCCGTGACCAGCTGCAGGACACCATGGCCACCGTGCATGCCGATCCTGCATTGAGCCGCGCCCATCTGCTGCTGTGCGCTGCCCAGCAGTTCCCGCAGGGGGACGTGCTGCACTGGTGGCATCCACCGCAGAACCGTGGTGTGCGCACGCGCTGCTCCGATGACTACCTGTGGCTGCCGTTTGCCGCCTGCCGCTACGTGCAGGTCACCGGCGATCAGAGCGTGCTTGATGAGGTCGTCGGCTTCATCGAAGGCCGTCCGGTCAATGCAGACGAAGAGTCTTATTACGATACGCCGCTGATTTCGCCGCTTCGGCAGCCGTTCTACCAGCACTGCGTGCTCGCCCTGCGCCGCGGTTGCGAGCTCGTTGGCGAACGCGGACTGCCGCTGATGGGAACGGGTGACTGGAACGATGGCATGAACCGCGTAGGCGATTCAGGGCGCGGCGAAAGCGTGTGGCTGGGCTTCTTCCTGTTCGACACCCTGCAGCGCTTCGTCGGCCTCGCCCATGCCCGCGGTGATCAAGCCTTCGCGGACTACTGCAGCACGCAGGCACAGCGCCTGCACGATGCCCTGCAGGCCCATGCATGGGATGGCCAGTGGTACCGACGCGCGTGGTTTGACGATGGCACGCCACTGGGCTCCACACAGAGCGATGAATGTCGGATCGATTCCATTTCGCAGAGCTGGTCGGTGCTGTCCGGTGCAGCGGATCCGCAGCGTGCCGACACCGCGATGGCCTCCTTGGCGGAACATCTGGTGGATCGCGATGCCGCCCTGGTGAAGCTGCTGGATCCCCCCTTCGACAGGACATCCACCGATCCGGGCTACATCCGCGGCTACGTGCCCGGCGTGCGCGAGAATGGCGGCCAGTACACCCATGCCGCAGTGTGGGCGGCCATGGCCTTCGCGCAGCAGGGCAACGCACGGATGGCCTGGTCGTTGGCCGACATGATCAATCCCATCCACCATGCCGCGGATGCCGAGGCGCTGGCGATCTACAAAGTGGAGCCCTACGTCCTGGCGGCCGATGTCTACGCGGTTGCCCCGCATACGGGCCGCGGCGGCTGGACCTGGTACACCGGCTCGGCCGGCTGGATGTACCGGCTGCTGACCGAGTCCTTGCTGGGACTGCAGCGCGAAGGAAATCAGTTGCTACTGGCGCCCTGCCTGCCTGCGGCATGGACGCACTACACCCTGCGCTATCGCTTTGGCGGCAGCCTGTATGTGATTCAGATTGAACAAAGCGAAGATGCGACCACGCAGCTCGTGCTTGACGGCATCATGCAGTCCGACCTGCGCATCGGGCTGCTTGATGATGGCGCTGTGCATGACGCCACGCTGCATTGGTGGCGCCCCGCTTCGGATGTTGGGTGA
- a CDS encoding metal/formaldehyde-sensitive transcriptional repressor, translating into MPHSVEEKKKVLARVRRIRGQCDALDRALEAGAECAPVLQQIAAIRGAVNGLMSEVMEAHLREEFGQPAASDAQRAERVRDMSALIRSYLK; encoded by the coding sequence ATGCCGCATTCTGTCGAAGAGAAGAAAAAAGTGCTGGCTCGCGTGCGCCGGATCCGCGGCCAGTGCGATGCCCTGGATCGCGCACTGGAGGCCGGCGCCGAGTGCGCGCCCGTGCTGCAGCAGATCGCCGCCATCCGTGGCGCGGTCAACGGGCTGATGTCGGAAGTGATGGAAGCGCATCTGCGCGAAGAGTTCGGTCAGCCGGCAGCGTCCGATGCACAGCGCGCCGAGCGCGTGCGCGACATGAGCGCGCTGATCCGTTCCTATCTGAAATGA
- a CDS encoding S-(hydroxymethyl)glutathione dehydrogenase/class III alcohol dehydrogenase, with the protein MKSRAAVAFGPGQPLKIVEIDVAPPKKGEVLVKITHTGVCHTDAFTLSGDDPEGLFPAVLGHEGAGIVVEVGEGVTSVQPGDHVIPLYTAECGECLFCKSGKTNLCVAVRATQGKGVMPDGTTRFSYNGEPIYHYMGCSTFSEYTVVAEVSLAKINPDANPEQVCLLGCGVTTGIGAVHNTAKVQEGDSVAVFGLGGIGLAVIQGARQAKAGRIIAIDTNPSKFELAREFGATDCVNPNDHEAPIQQVVVEMTGWGVDHSFECIGNVNVMRAALECAHRGWGQSVVIGVAGAGKEISTRPFQLVTGRSWKGSAFGGVKGRSQLPGMVEDAMKGDIELAPFVTHTMDLEQINDAFELMHEGKSIRSVVHF; encoded by the coding sequence ATGAAGTCCCGCGCCGCTGTTGCATTTGGTCCCGGCCAGCCGCTGAAGATCGTCGAGATCGACGTTGCCCCGCCGAAGAAGGGCGAGGTGCTGGTCAAGATCACCCATACCGGTGTCTGCCATACCGATGCCTTCACGCTGTCCGGGGATGATCCGGAAGGCCTGTTCCCCGCCGTGCTGGGCCACGAAGGCGCCGGCATCGTGGTGGAAGTCGGCGAGGGCGTGACCAGCGTGCAGCCGGGCGATCACGTGATTCCGCTGTACACCGCCGAGTGCGGCGAGTGCCTGTTCTGCAAAAGCGGCAAGACCAATCTCTGCGTCGCCGTGCGTGCCACCCAGGGCAAGGGCGTGATGCCCGATGGCACCACCCGCTTCAGCTACAACGGTGAACCGATCTACCACTACATGGGCTGCTCGACCTTCAGCGAGTACACCGTGGTGGCCGAGGTATCGCTGGCCAAGATCAACCCGGACGCCAACCCGGAGCAGGTCTGCCTGCTGGGCTGCGGCGTCACCACCGGCATCGGTGCCGTCCACAACACCGCGAAGGTGCAGGAAGGCGACAGCGTGGCGGTGTTCGGCCTGGGCGGCATCGGGCTGGCCGTGATCCAGGGCGCGCGCCAGGCCAAGGCCGGCCGGATCATCGCCATCGACACCAACCCGTCCAAGTTCGAGTTGGCACGCGAGTTCGGTGCCACCGATTGTGTGAACCCGAATGATCATGAAGCGCCGATCCAGCAGGTAGTGGTGGAAATGACCGGTTGGGGCGTTGATCACAGCTTCGAGTGCATCGGCAACGTCAACGTGATGCGCGCGGCCCTGGAATGCGCACACCGCGGCTGGGGACAGTCGGTGGTGATCGGTGTCGCCGGTGCCGGCAAGGAGATCTCCACGCGTCCGTTCCAGCTGGTGACGGGCCGCAGCTGGAAGGGCAGTGCCTTCGGTGGCGTCAAGGGCCGCAGCCAGCTGCCGGGCATGGTCGAAGATGCGATGAAGGGCGACATCGAGCTGGCACCGTTCGTTACCCACACCATGGATCTTGAGCAGATCAACGACGCCTTCGAGCTGATGCATGAAGGCAAATCGATCCGCTCGGTCGTGCATTTCTGA
- the fghA gene encoding S-formylglutathione hydrolase, which yields MERIEHRACAGGWQDVYQHRSEVLGCDMKFAVYLPPQAATRKLPVLYWLSGLTCNEQNFITKAGAQRYAAEHGIILVAPDTSPRGDDVADAESYDLGKGAGFYLNATEDPWAAHYRMHDYIVEELPALIEAHFPATDQRGISGHSMGGHGALVLALRNPGRYRSVSAFSPIVAPSQVPWGEKAFTAYLGEDRSSWAQWDASELVATASERLPLLIDQGDADEFLGAQLQPQRLQAACEAAGHPLQLRMQPGYDHSYYFIATFIGEHIAHHAR from the coding sequence ATGGAACGCATTGAACACCGCGCCTGCGCGGGCGGTTGGCAGGACGTATACCAGCATCGATCCGAGGTGCTGGGCTGCGACATGAAGTTCGCGGTGTACCTGCCCCCGCAGGCGGCGACGCGCAAGCTGCCGGTGCTGTATTGGCTGAGCGGACTGACCTGCAACGAGCAGAACTTCATCACCAAGGCCGGCGCGCAGCGCTACGCGGCCGAGCACGGCATCATCCTGGTCGCGCCGGACACCAGTCCACGCGGCGATGACGTGGCCGATGCGGAAAGCTACGACCTTGGCAAGGGCGCGGGTTTCTACCTCAATGCCACCGAGGATCCGTGGGCGGCGCACTACCGGATGCACGATTACATCGTGGAGGAACTGCCGGCGCTGATCGAAGCCCATTTCCCCGCAACCGACCAACGGGGCATCAGCGGCCATTCGATGGGCGGACATGGCGCGCTGGTGCTGGCACTGCGCAACCCGGGCCGCTACCGCAGCGTGTCTGCGTTTTCTCCCATCGTCGCGCCCAGCCAGGTGCCGTGGGGCGAGAAGGCGTTCACTGCCTACCTCGGCGAAGACCGCAGCAGCTGGGCACAGTGGGATGCCAGTGAACTGGTCGCGACCGCCAGCGAGCGGCTGCCGTTGCTGATCGACCAAGGCGACGCAGACGAGTTCCTGGGTGCACAACTGCAACCGCAGCGCCTGCAGGCCGCCTGCGAAGCCGCGGGCCACCCGCTGCAGCTGCGCATGCAGCCCGGCTACGACCACAGCTACTACTTCATCGCCACCTTCATCGGCGAGCACATCGCCCACCACGCCCGCTGA